The Sinomicrobium kalidii region TGAAGACGGCTTTTCCCTCGAAGAAGTGAAATCCATGTTCCTCAACAAGGACGACAATACTCTGATACATGAAGAAGCTGTCTCGTTTGAGGAAATGAACAAAAAGATATGGGGACTGCAAGCCGAAATATTTGCCCCCTGTGCAGCCTCCAGACTGATTACCAGGGAACAGATCACACAACTCATCAATACCGGACTGGAGGTAATTTCCTGCGGTGCCAACGTACCTTTTGCCGATAAGGAAATCTTTTTCGGTCCCATTATGGAATACACCGACAAGCAGGTAAGCCTTATCCCGGACTTTATTTCCAACTGTGGCATGGCCAGGGTATTTGCCTATTTTATGGAAGGGCGGGTAGCCATGAACGACAACGCCATCTTTCAGGACACTTCCGATACCGTAAAAAAGGCATTACAACACACCTTCAAACAAAGCCCTTCCAAAACGGACATAAGCAGCACAGCTTTTGAAATAGCTTTACGGCAATTGGTATAAAACTTCTCAAGACAAAAAGATGGTTTTCAGTATAAAAAGAATTGCCCCCTCAGCCGTCAGGGGGTTCTTCTTTTTAATTATCTTTGGTGCGTATTGTTGCCACAATATAAAACAAATGGCATATGTCAAACATAATTTTATGCCGGTATAACCGTTTTACTATCAAAAAACCTTTTTATATATGATGCTATTTCAAGACGTTGCCCGGAATGTAGCCGAAGAAGCACTTTCTGAGGAAAAGACCTTGTCTGTTGCCGACCTCATTATCAGCGGGGGTCCCGGAAGTATTATAATAGTTTTGATCCTGTTCGTTTTGCTCTTTGTGGCCCTTTATATTTATTTTGAACGGATGTTTGCCATAAAAGCGGCATCCCGGATTGATAAAAACTTCATGAACCAGATCAGGGATCATGTAAGTAACGGCAAGCTGGAAGCCGGGAAAAACCTGTGCGAACAGACCGATTCTCCCGTTGCAAGACTCATAGAAAAAGGGATTTCGAGAGTAGGCAAACCCCTGGAAGACATCAACAAGGCCATAGAAAATGCCGGCACGCTTGAAGTGTATAAACTGGAAAAGAACGTGAGCATCCTGGCCACTGTGGCAGGAGCAGCACCCATGATCGGTTTTCTGGGAACCGTAATAGGGATGATCATAGCATTCCACGAAATGGCCAGCAGCGGCGGACAAGCGGAAATCGGCGCCCTGGCATCAGGCATCTACACGGCCATGACCACTACGGTAGCAGGACTGATAGTAGGTATTATTGCTTACATAGGCTATAACCACCTGGTGGTGCGTACTGATAAGGTAGTTCACCAAATGGAAGCCAATGCCGTGGAATTCCTTGACCTGTTAAACGAACCGACATAGTACGGAGTTGGGAGTCAGAAGTACGAAGCTGGAAGTACAAAATTAGAAGTATGTAATGTACGGGGAGAAGGAAAACCCGGTAACAGAACAAAGATCGAATGAGATTACAACCCCGTAACTTTGAACATTGAACCTTAAACCGTTACCCTGAGCTTACTTCTTCCCGATAGTAACCGGGACAAAGTGCCGAAGGGTTGAATTAAGAAACCATATAATGAAACTAAAAGGAAGAAATAAAGTATCGCCGGAATTCAGCATGTCTTCCATGACAGATATCGTATTCCTGTTACTGGTGTTCTTCATGCTTACGTCGAGTGTACCGAATGCCCTTGATCTGCTGCTTCCCAAGGCCAAGGGAAAATCGACCAATGTGCAGAACGTCTCGGTAAGTATCAACAAAAAGCTGGAGTACT contains the following coding sequences:
- a CDS encoding MotA/TolQ/ExbB proton channel family protein — protein: MMLFQDVARNVAEEALSEEKTLSVADLIISGGPGSIIIVLILFVLLFVALYIYFERMFAIKAASRIDKNFMNQIRDHVSNGKLEAGKNLCEQTDSPVARLIEKGISRVGKPLEDINKAIENAGTLEVYKLEKNVSILATVAGAAPMIGFLGTVIGMIIAFHEMASSGGQAEIGALASGIYTAMTTTVAGLIVGIIAYIGYNHLVVRTDKVVHQMEANAVEFLDLLNEPT
- a CDS encoding ExbD/TolR family protein — encoded protein: MKLKGRNKVSPEFSMSSMTDIVFLLLVFFMLTSSVPNALDLLLPKAKGKSTNVQNVSVSINKKLEYYMDDQKVNPEFLETELKRKLKNEEKPTIILRAEEGVPIEKAVDVMDIANRNNFKVILAVRPK